Genomic segment of Staphylococcus muscae:
ATTGACAGGTGCAGGTGTCTTCTCGTTGCTAGCTGTTTGGTTGGCAGGTGCAGGAGCAATCTCATTGTTAGCCACTCTAGACGTTGTGTCTTCTGTTGTGTTTGCAATGGATGCTGTTTGAGCGGCAGGTTGCGTATTTTCTGCTTCACTATGCAAGTCAATATCACTTTCAGGAATTGGTGCTTCTTCTTTAGTAAGTGTTGCGTTTTCTTCATTAGGTTGTGTTGTTTCTGTCTCTGCGTTCTTTGTTGCTTCAACTGTTTGATCAGTTTGGTTTTCTTGTAGAGTTGTTGAAGTTACTGATTGTTCAGCAGTTTTATTTGCTTCTGAATCAAGTGTTACTTGTGCTGGATCTTGGTATGTTTGTGTGCCAGCAATCTCGTGTTGGCTTTCAGTTGTTTGCTGTTTAGCAACTTCCCCTTGTTGCTTAGCAGTTTCGTCGTTTAATACATTGACGACTTCGGATTTTTGTGATGTTTCTGCTGCATCAACATGTTGTGCAGTGAGTGCAGTTCCAGCGAGTGTTAATGCAATCATTGATGGTGTTTTATACCCAAATTTTTTAACCATTTCATTTCTCCTTTGACCTTGTAAAACTTTAAATATAAGTTGATTACTATTATTATATGCCTTTAAAAACGCAAATGGTGTTTTTTAATTAGATTGTAATTTAACTTTAATATTGTTAGTCATATATATTAAAAAGGTGCTGTTTTCAAACATATCTTTGAATTATAAAAATTGTGATGAAAGTTCATACAGGGATTGAATTTGAATAATAAGTAGAAAGATAGCTAATTAATAGTTTTTTTCATATATCGGTGGGGGATATTCGCATCCATAAAAACATCACCATATGCGACGTATCCTAACGCCTCATAAAAGGGGATAGCATGGGTTTGTGCACCGAGTTTAAAGTGTTGATACCCTTGTTCGGAAGCGATTTTTTCGATATATTGAATCAATTTCTTTCCGATGCCTTGTCCTCTATTGTTTTTCAAAACTGCAACACGTTCAATTTTTGCAGTGTCTCCAATACCACGATAACGTGCAGTAGCGATAGGATCTCCGGATGCATCATATCCGATAACGTATTGCGCAGTTAATTCATGTTCATCATATTCTTCAGAGGGAGAAACACCTTGTTCTTTCACGAATACAGTTTCACGTATTGCACGTACATGTTGATAATCTAAATCATTATTTACTTGTTTAAACATATCGTCACTCCTTGATTGATGGAATAATTCTATCGTATAGAAGATGGGAGCGCAGTGCAAATAGAAGTTAGTGTTGAATCAAAAAAGTGAGATGCACATCTGTAAATGTACAATCTCACTTTGTAGTTTTATTCGGTTACGCGGCATTTCTTCTAACAAGTGCTGTATACTGCCAAAAAATACGCATCTGTACGAGATTCCAGTTATTCAATCCCATCGTGTACCCAGAAGGCTTGAAGATGTGTACGTCCGTTACTTCTAATGCTGCAGCAACAAGATATTGAATAGGTACACTTAAGTTTGTCATTTCAGGCGTTAAGCCTTCTTCGTTATAGACCCAAGAGAACGGAAGTGGGGCATTGAAGACATCGATTGCATCAAATATTTCTGGAAGTGCAACGATATAACACGCACCATCGATAATTGGGTTGCTCTCACTTTCACTGTAATAAAGTAACAGCGCTTCGTAATTCTCTCTATGTGCATGATTGACATAAAATAATTGATTGCGAAAATGTGCAAGGTCTTTACTATGAATAATCTGTTGCTCAAGCATGTTGAACATACCGTTAATTTGATTTATTTTTTCATGTGTATGGCGTGTCATGTAATGACCTCCTATTGCCATTAGTAGTATGTGTTAGGATCAAATTGTGTACCGTCTGCTGTGGATGACTCGGCATATGGATCTTGAGTCGCATATGGATCGGGTTCTCCTTGATCATATGAAGGGACTTCACTCTGTTCATATTCTTGGTTTTGTTCATCGGATGATGTTCCTTCATTCTCGGAAGATTGAAAAGCTTCATCAACTAAACTTTGATCAATTTCAGTCAAAGGTGGAATACCACCGTAAAACGAGATGACACGATTCATTAAGAAGTCATCATCTTTATTCGGTGCTAAACCTAAGTCTTTTCTTAATATATTACTCGTTTTAACAAGGTCATCTTCATCGGGAAGAATGTAATATAAACCATTCAATATCTCATTCTCACCTTTTAATTGTTGAGATTTGATCTTTGTATTACCTGTTAAATAAGTAGAAGCGAGCGAGCGCACCTCTTCATAAGATAAGTTATGGTTTGCATTTTTCCCGACAATTTCAATAATATCATCTAACTTTCGTAATGACTGTGTATCTTGCGCCTTCTTAAAAAGCAGTTTTAATACTTCCATCTGACGCTCACCACGTTTCAAGTCAGAATCCTGTTTTCGTGTACGTGTAATCGCTAACGCTTGATCACCGTTCAGCAATTGTTTTCCTTTTTTAATTTTGATACGTCCTTGGTCCGTCGTATTCGGTTCATCGATATCATAAGGAACATCATATTCAATGCCGCCAAGTTCGTCTACCGTTTTGACAAAAGCTTCCATATTAATACGGATATAATAATCGACAGGTACATTAAGTGTCGATTCAAGTGCATCCATCGAAGCTTGAGGACCGCCATAAGCATGTGCGTGTGTTATTTTGTCGAAATAGCCGACTTCTGGAATATAGCTTAGTGTGTCACGCGGAATACTTAATAAACGAATATCTTTAGTTTCTGGATTAAGTGTTGTAAGTATCATTGCATCTGTTCTTGATTGTTCAGTACTTTGGCCATTTTCACGTCTAGAACTACTGTCATCAATCCCCAGAAATAGAATTGTAACTGGATCTGAAGCTGCCTTTACAGGTGTATCTCTTAGATTGGATTGTCGTTCATTTGATTTTGAAAAGGAATCATTAAACGCCCCTTTTGATGAATGTAATAACATGAAACCAAATATAGTAGGAACAACGATGAGCATTAATGCTAATACGGTTAATAATATTTTTAGTCCTTTATTCATAGGTTATTGCTCCTAAAAAAGTGTTGAATTACAAATCATACTTTATTGTAATGTATTTTACTGGCTAGTTTCAATGATTTGTGACTAAACTTATGCGTGATATATTGAAATTTATTCATGTGACACAAAATATATGATAAATGAAGCAAATATATTCATAGTTATAACGATTTTCTCATACTTTAGGCTGAAATATAAAAAAAGGTGCATATTGATTCTAATAAAAGGGTACTACATATAATGTAACAAACATATAAATTGTGGAGGGAAACAAATGAAATTTAAAATTTTAACATTACTATTATCGGCAGGTATTGTTTTAGCTGCTTGTGGCAATGATAATGACGACAACATGGATAAAAAAGAAGACAATCAACAAACGACACAATCATCAAATGATAAGATGGATAAAGATCAGAATGATATGGACGATCAAGATGATATGGACGACCAAAATGAGAGTAATGATCAACAGTCTGATAAAATGAATGATCAAACAGTCCAATTAAAAGATATTCAAACCGAACCAGAAGAAGCAATTAAAACAGCACAAAAAGCATTCGATGGTAAAATGAAAAAAATTGAATATAAGCAAGATAATGGTGAATGGATTTATAAAATTGACTTAGTGAATGGAAATAAGGAAGCTGAAGTCAAAGTATCTGATAAAGACAATAAAGCCATTAAAACTGAAGAAGAAACAGAAAATGACAACCAAGATAACAAAACAATCGATTACAAAGAGATGGTTTCTTATGATCAAGCTGTAAAAACAGCACAAAAAGAAACAAAAGGTGACTTGAAACAATGGAAGTTAAATGAAGATGACGGTCAATTGGTGTATGAAGTTAAAATTGCAGATCAAAATAATGATAGAGAGTATTTAATTGATGCAAAATCAGGTAAATTAATCGGTGAAGATAAATAATAATCACCGAAGCGGGGCAACAGATGTTGTCTCGCGTTTTTTATGGGTCTTAATCTTTTGTGGTGGGATGGCATGAAATGCTATCCCGCCTTTTTTATGTTTTAAATCATTTGGATACAAAAAAGCGCTCACGCCTCTATAATTTTAAGTGACTAAACAAAAAAATAAAGAGGAGACATGATGCGCCTATGTGTAATGATATATTAAAACTACTAAAAATAAAAGATGAAAATATTCAAGTTCTTAAGGTGGAAGAAGATGTAGAAGTGCGTGGTCGGCTTTCTACGGTTGTTTATGGAACACTTTCTTATACACCCAAAGCTTGTATGAAGTGTGGTTGTGTCAATGATGGGCAAATCCATAAGCATGGTAAACGCGTTTCGCGTTTAACACTATTAAAATCTCAAGAATCCAATGTTTATCTTAATTTAGCGAAAGAACGCTTTAAGTGTCTACATTGTTTAAAGACTTTTACGGCTCAAACAAACATTGTTGATAGTAACTGCTTTATTACCAACCGTGTGAAATTAGCGATTCAGGATAAACTCACACGTGTACAGTGTGAGATAGATATCGCTCATGATTGTAGTGTTTCACCGAGTACAGTTAAAAGATGTATTCATCAACTCTCACAATCATTAATAGTCAAACCTTCATCTGGATTGCCAAAACATATCTCCATAGATGAGTTTAAAAGCGTTAAGAACGTGACAACAGCGATGAGTTTTTTGTTTATAGATAATGAAACGAATCAGATTATTGATATCTTAGAAGATAGACGTATTCATAAACTCAAAGAGTACTTCTATCGCTTTGATCGACGTGAACGATTAGCTGTTAAAACTGTAACTGCTGATATGTATGAACCATACATCAACTTCATTCATGAAGTATTTCCAAATGCGATTTTGATCTTTGATCGCTTTCACATTGTTCAGCACCTTAATCGTGAATTAAATAAGCAACGTATTTCTGTAATGAATGCTTATCGCTATCGATCATCAACAGATTACACGAAAATGAAAAAGCACTGGAAACTCTTTCTTTCTGACAGGCAGGATATTAATAGTTATGAATACTTTTGGTCGAAGTCTTTCAAAACGTACACAACATCAAGAGATGTTTTAACATATCTACTAAGTCTTGATCAGCAGCTCTATGACACTTATATGTTAGTTCATCAACTTCGTGAAGCATTGAAACAATGTGACTGGTTACGTTTCAAAGAAACTTTAATGGGTGTCGAAAAGAAGCATGTATCACGTGGTGTTTGGCGTATCATTCGATTCTATAAGAAATACGAGTATGTCCTTTACTCAACAATCAAGTACCCGAAGTTTAACAATGGAGCGATTGAAGGTATCAATAATAAAATTAAGCTTATTAAACGTGTATCATATGGCTATCGCAACTTTAATAACTTTAAAGCGAGAATACTCATCATTTTTAAGCTGTATCAACGTTCTAAAAAGCAAGAGCTATTAAGCTGTGTTGCATAAAGATTACCTCGTAACTTAACATGTCACAAACGCTCATATAACTGTATGGTGTAAAATCATTTCTAATACGAGACGCCTAAGGCAACAAGCCGAACTGAAAATCCATTTTGGCTTCACTTATTCAATAAAGCCAAAATTAGTTGAAGTGAGGCGCCTTGGCAAGTGAGTATTAAAGAAATGATAGTACTCAAAAAGCGTACAATTAATGAATAACTGTACGCTTAAATGAATGTAGTGATTACTACGTGTTATGATTAAGTTAAATATAAAATTAGTTACTTTTAATTATCTGCCCACCACA
This window contains:
- a CDS encoding GNAT family N-acetyltransferase: MFKQVNNDLDYQHVRAIRETVFVKEQGVSPSEEYDEHELTAQYVIGYDASGDPIATARYRGIGDTAKIERVAVLKNNRGQGIGKKLIQYIEKIASEQGYQHFKLGAQTHAIPFYEALGYVAYGDVFMDANIPHRYMKKTIN
- a CDS encoding DUF2538 family protein: MTRHTHEKINQINGMFNMLEQQIIHSKDLAHFRNQLFYVNHAHRENYEALLLYYSESESNPIIDGACYIVALPEIFDAIDVFNAPLPFSWVYNEEGLTPEMTNLSVPIQYLVAAALEVTDVHIFKPSGYTMGLNNWNLVQMRIFWQYTALVRRNAA
- a CDS encoding LCP family protein; translation: MNKGLKILLTVLALMLIVVPTIFGFMLLHSSKGAFNDSFSKSNERQSNLRDTPVKAASDPVTILFLGIDDSSSRRENGQSTEQSRTDAMILTTLNPETKDIRLLSIPRDTLSYIPEVGYFDKITHAHAYGGPQASMDALESTLNVPVDYYIRINMEAFVKTVDELGGIEYDVPYDIDEPNTTDQGRIKIKKGKQLLNGDQALAITRTRKQDSDLKRGERQMEVLKLLFKKAQDTQSLRKLDDIIEIVGKNANHNLSYEEVRSLASTYLTGNTKIKSQQLKGENEILNGLYYILPDEDDLVKTSNILRKDLGLAPNKDDDFLMNRVISFYGGIPPLTEIDQSLVDEAFQSSENEGTSSDEQNQEYEQSEVPSYDQGEPDPYATQDPYAESSTADGTQFDPNTYY
- a CDS encoding PepSY domain-containing protein, giving the protein MKFKILTLLLSAGIVLAACGNDNDDNMDKKEDNQQTTQSSNDKMDKDQNDMDDQDDMDDQNESNDQQSDKMNDQTVQLKDIQTEPEEAIKTAQKAFDGKMKKIEYKQDNGEWIYKIDLVNGNKEAEVKVSDKDNKAIKTEEETENDNQDNKTIDYKEMVSYDQAVKTAQKETKGDLKQWKLNEDDGQLVYEVKIADQNNDREYLIDAKSGKLIGEDK
- a CDS encoding ISL3 family transposase; the encoded protein is MCNDILKLLKIKDENIQVLKVEEDVEVRGRLSTVVYGTLSYTPKACMKCGCVNDGQIHKHGKRVSRLTLLKSQESNVYLNLAKERFKCLHCLKTFTAQTNIVDSNCFITNRVKLAIQDKLTRVQCEIDIAHDCSVSPSTVKRCIHQLSQSLIVKPSSGLPKHISIDEFKSVKNVTTAMSFLFIDNETNQIIDILEDRRIHKLKEYFYRFDRRERLAVKTVTADMYEPYINFIHEVFPNAILIFDRFHIVQHLNRELNKQRISVMNAYRYRSSTDYTKMKKHWKLFLSDRQDINSYEYFWSKSFKTYTTSRDVLTYLLSLDQQLYDTYMLVHQLREALKQCDWLRFKETLMGVEKKHVSRGVWRIIRFYKKYEYVLYSTIKYPKFNNGAIEGINNKIKLIKRVSYGYRNFNNFKARILIIFKLYQRSKKQELLSCVA